The following are from one region of the Gossypium hirsutum isolate 1008001.06 chromosome D03, Gossypium_hirsutum_v2.1, whole genome shotgun sequence genome:
- the LOC121215538 gene encoding NADH dehydrogenase [ubiquinone] 1 alpha subcomplex subunit 6 — protein sequence MKNLQDRKESVWASGVFTLIIGVLSSFPPTLSLSPPDSKVTERVEFELRLPKMAFTLRSVKVPPNSASLEEARSRVFDFFRQACRSIPTIMDIYNLDDVVTKSELCSFISSETRKNSHVTNPKAHA from the exons ATGAAGAATCTTCAAGACAGAAAAGAGAG CGTTTGGGCTTCTGGAGTCTTCACATTGATAATAGGTGTACTAAGTTCATTTCCTCCCACATTATCCCTCTCACCTCCTGACTCAAAAGTCACTGAACGAGTCGAGTTCGAACTCAGATTACCCAAAATGGCATTCACATTGAGGAGTGTGAAAGTACCGCCTAACTCAGCGAGTTTGGAAGAAGCAAGGAGCCGGGTCTTCGATTTCTTTAGACAAGCTTGTCGATCAATCCCCACTATTATGGATATTTATAACCTAGACGACGTCGTCACCAAATCCGAGCTCTGTTCTTTCATCTCCTCTGAGACCCGTAAGAACTCTCATGTTACTAACCCTAAG GCCCATGCATGA